The Geobacter sp. AOG2 genome includes a window with the following:
- the fusA gene encoding elongation factor G, with product MPRLSPLEQYRNIGIMAHIDAGKTTTTERILYYTGVSHKIGEVHEGTATMDWMEQEQERGITITSAATTCNWKDCRINIIDTPGHVDFTIEVERSLRVLDGAVAVFCSVGGVEPQSETVWRQADKYHVPRIAFINKMDRIGADFFRGVQMIKDRLKANPLPIQLPIGKEENFKGVIDLVTMKAIIWEEEALGAKFHEEEIPSDLLEEAKEYREKMIEEISSHDDALMEKYLGGEELTEAEIKAAIRSCTINIQICPVICGSSFKNKGVQNLLDAVVDYMPSPLDIPAIKGIDVDNGEEIERKASDSEPFSALGFKIMTDPFVGQLTFFRVYSGVVTAGSYIYNSTKGKKERIGRILKMHANKREEIKEVYAGDIAAAVGLKYTTTGDTLCNEDKQVILESIEFPEPVISIAIEPKTKADQEKLGISLAKLASEDPSFRVKTDEETGQTIISGMGELHLEIIVDRLMREFKVEANVGKPQVAYRETITKKVKVEGKFVRQSGGRGQYGHVWLEIEPQEAGKGFEFVDAIKGGVVPREYIPAVGKGVLEATDNGVLAGFPVVDVKITLIDGSYHEVDSSEMAFKIAGSMGFKEGCAKAGPIILEPIMSVEVVVPEEYMGDVIGDLNSKRGRIMGMDSRAGAQVVTAMVPLASMFGYSTDLRSATQGRATYTMTFDHYEPVPKSVADDIVAKVKG from the coding sequence GTGCCCCGCTTATCACCGCTTGAACAATACAGAAATATTGGGATTATGGCTCATATCGACGCCGGCAAGACGACGACGACCGAGCGCATCCTTTACTATACCGGTGTTTCTCACAAGATTGGCGAAGTGCACGAAGGTACTGCCACCATGGACTGGATGGAGCAGGAGCAGGAGCGTGGTATCACGATCACCTCTGCTGCAACCACTTGTAACTGGAAAGACTGTCGCATAAACATTATCGACACGCCTGGTCACGTGGACTTCACTATTGAGGTTGAGCGTTCTCTGCGTGTTTTGGATGGTGCTGTAGCGGTATTTTGCTCGGTAGGTGGCGTTGAGCCCCAGTCCGAAACAGTCTGGCGTCAGGCTGACAAGTATCACGTACCCCGTATTGCTTTCATTAATAAGATGGACCGTATCGGCGCGGACTTTTTCCGCGGTGTGCAGATGATTAAAGACAGGCTTAAGGCCAACCCTCTCCCGATTCAGCTTCCTATCGGTAAGGAAGAAAATTTTAAGGGCGTCATCGATCTGGTCACCATGAAGGCCATCATTTGGGAAGAAGAAGCCCTCGGTGCCAAGTTTCATGAGGAAGAAATCCCGTCCGACCTGCTCGAAGAAGCTAAGGAATACCGTGAGAAGATGATTGAGGAGATTTCCAGTCATGACGACGCTCTCATGGAGAAATACCTTGGCGGCGAGGAGCTGACTGAGGCGGAGATCAAGGCCGCTATTCGTTCCTGCACCATCAACATCCAAATTTGCCCGGTCATTTGTGGGTCTTCTTTCAAAAACAAGGGTGTGCAGAATTTGCTCGACGCCGTTGTAGACTATATGCCTTCTCCTCTGGATATCCCTGCTATCAAGGGTATCGATGTGGACAACGGTGAAGAGATTGAGCGCAAGGCATCGGACTCCGAGCCGTTCTCAGCTCTCGGTTTCAAAATCATGACCGACCCGTTTGTTGGCCAGTTGACCTTCTTCCGCGTCTACTCCGGTGTGGTTACTGCCGGGTCCTACATCTATAATTCGACTAAGGGTAAGAAAGAGCGTATCGGCCGCATCCTGAAAATGCATGCCAACAAACGCGAAGAGATCAAGGAAGTCTATGCCGGCGATATCGCCGCCGCTGTAGGCCTGAAATATACGACCACCGGCGACACCCTCTGTAATGAGGATAAACAGGTTATTCTTGAGTCTATCGAATTTCCTGAACCGGTTATCTCTATCGCCATTGAGCCCAAGACCAAGGCCGACCAGGAAAAACTGGGCATCAGCCTTGCCAAGCTGGCCAGCGAAGATCCTTCTTTCCGTGTCAAGACCGACGAGGAAACCGGTCAGACCATCATCTCCGGTATGGGTGAGTTGCATCTGGAGATCATCGTTGACCGCCTGATGCGTGAATTCAAGGTCGAGGCCAACGTTGGTAAGCCTCAGGTTGCCTACCGCGAAACCATCACCAAGAAGGTCAAGGTGGAAGGCAAATTCGTCCGCCAGTCCGGTGGTCGCGGACAGTACGGTCATGTCTGGCTTGAGATCGAACCGCAGGAAGCAGGCAAAGGCTTTGAGTTTGTCGATGCCATCAAGGGCGGCGTCGTGCCCCGCGAATACATTCCCGCTGTCGGCAAGGGCGTTCTGGAGGCCACCGATAACGGCGTTCTGGCCGGCTTCCCGGTTGTGGATGTGAAGATCACCCTGATCGACGGTTCTTACCACGAGGTTGACTCTTCCGAAATGGCCTTTAAGATCGCCGGTTCCATGGGCTTCAAGGAAGGCTGTGCAAAAGCCGGCCCCATTATTCTCGAACCGATCATGTCGGTCGAAGTGGTTGTTCCCGAAGAGTACATGGGCGATGTCATCGGCGACCTGAACTCGAAGCGCGGACGCATCATGGGGATGGATTCACGTGCCGGCGCCCAGGTGGTGACCGCCATGGTGCCGCTGGCATCCATGTTTGGCTACTCCACGGACCTTCGTTCCGCCACTCAGGGCCGTGCTACCTACACCATGACATTTGATCATTACGAACCGGTTCCTAAGTCGGTTGCAGA
- the rpsL gene encoding 30S ribosomal protein S12, producing the protein MPTINQLIREGREKKKDKSTAPALKCCPQKRGVCTRVYTTTPKKPNSALRKVARVRLTNGIEVTSYIPGVGHNLQEHSVVLIRGGRVKDLPGVRYHIVRGTLDSVGVKDRKKSRSKYGAKRPK; encoded by the coding sequence ATGCCAACGATTAATCAGTTGATTCGTGAGGGCAGGGAAAAGAAGAAGGACAAATCGACGGCGCCTGCGCTGAAGTGTTGTCCTCAGAAACGCGGTGTTTGCACAAGGGTTTATACGACTACCCCGAAAAAGCCGAACTCGGCTCTTCGCAAGGTCGCCAGGGTGCGCCTGACTAACGGAATTGAGGTGACCTCTTATATTCCGGGTGTTGGCCACAATCTTCAGGAACACTCGGTTGTCCTGATTCGTGGCGGCAGGGTCAAGGACCTTCCTGGTGTTCGTTATCACATCGTCCGTGGCACGCTTGACTCGGTCGGCGTAAAGGATCGCAAGAAGAGTCGCTCCAAGTATGGGGCCAAGCGTCCGAAATAA
- the rpsG gene encoding 30S ribosomal protein S7, with amino-acid sequence MPRRREVPKRIILPDPKYSDKVVAKLINTLMLAGKKSVAESILYGALDLVAQRSNEEAIKVLKKSLDNIKPMLEVKSRRVGGSTYQVPIEVRPDRRMSLAMRWLIKYSTARSEKTMKDKLAGEIMDAYNNRGAAVKKREDVHKMAEANRAFAHYRW; translated from the coding sequence ATGCCAAGAAGAAGAGAAGTGCCCAAAAGAATCATTCTGCCGGACCCAAAATACAGCGACAAGGTTGTTGCCAAGCTTATCAATACGTTGATGCTGGCTGGCAAGAAGAGTGTTGCCGAGTCGATTCTGTATGGTGCGCTTGATTTGGTTGCTCAGCGCAGCAATGAGGAGGCCATCAAGGTGCTCAAAAAGAGCCTTGATAACATTAAGCCGATGCTGGAAGTCAAGTCACGCCGTGTTGGCGGCTCCACCTATCAGGTGCCAATCGAGGTTCGTCCCGATCGCCGTATGTCTCTGGCTATGCGTTGGTTGATCAAGTACTCGACCGCTCGCAGTGAGAAGACCATGAAAGATAAGTTGGCTGGCGAGATTATGGACGCCTACAATAATAGGGGCGCCGCCGTCAAGAAGCGTGAAGATGTTCACAAGATGGCCGAGGCCAATCGTGCTTTCGCTCATTATCGCTGGTAA